In one window of Microbacterium sp. PM5 DNA:
- a CDS encoding TadA family conjugal transfer-associated ATPase: MSEPFVAHRRGTRRVPEAVRRFVVDERGVESVARVRADAAEPAMASGPVPLRRARRRRLPDHPALEPLRHLLSDPEVTDVFINGTDGLFVDRGAGAVPVVEWRADADELRALAVALVGIGGRHLDDASPVVDVRWEHGARVHAVLPPVACTGTAISIRLPQVDVPDLDELARRGLCDAETHRRLEKLVAARRNILVSGATGAGKTTLLSALLGRVPPHERIVTIEDVAELRVDHPHHVRLEARQPNLEGAGAVPLSRLVREALRMRPDRLVVGECRGEEVRELLTALNTGHEGGAGTVHVGRIADLPARLEALGALAGMDDRALARHVVSAIGVVVHVERGPDGIRRVVGFARPGLDCHGRLEMAAVP; this comes from the coding sequence ATGTCCGAGCCTTTCGTCGCCCACCGCCGCGGCACACGTCGCGTTCCGGAGGCGGTACGCCGGTTCGTCGTCGATGAGCGTGGCGTCGAGTCCGTCGCGCGTGTCCGCGCCGACGCGGCGGAGCCCGCGATGGCGTCGGGGCCGGTTCCGCTGCGTCGTGCGCGACGCCGGCGCCTTCCCGATCACCCGGCCCTCGAGCCCCTTCGTCACCTCCTGAGCGATCCCGAGGTGACGGACGTGTTCATCAACGGCACAGACGGCCTGTTCGTCGACCGCGGCGCCGGGGCCGTGCCGGTCGTCGAGTGGCGGGCGGATGCCGATGAGCTGCGCGCGCTGGCCGTCGCGCTCGTCGGAATCGGCGGGCGCCACCTCGACGACGCCTCGCCCGTGGTCGACGTGCGGTGGGAGCACGGCGCGCGCGTGCACGCCGTGCTTCCCCCCGTCGCGTGCACGGGCACGGCCATATCGATCCGTCTGCCGCAGGTCGACGTCCCCGATCTCGATGAGCTCGCCCGTCGCGGCCTCTGCGATGCCGAGACCCACAGGCGGCTCGAGAAGCTCGTGGCGGCGCGTCGCAACATCCTGGTGTCGGGCGCGACGGGTGCGGGCAAGACCACGCTGCTGTCGGCGCTGTTGGGCCGGGTACCGCCGCACGAGCGAATCGTCACGATCGAGGACGTCGCCGAGTTGCGGGTGGACCATCCGCACCACGTGCGTCTCGAAGCGCGCCAACCGAATCTCGAAGGCGCCGGCGCGGTTCCGCTGTCGCGTCTCGTCCGCGAAGCCCTGCGGATGCGGCCCGATCGGCTGGTCGTCGGAGAGTGCCGTGGCGAGGAGGTCCGCGAACTGCTGACCGCCCTGAACACGGGTCACGAGGGCGGCGCGGGCACGGTGCACGTCGGCCGTATCGCCGATCTGCCCGCTCGGCTCGAAGCGCTGGGCGCTCTCGCCGGAATGGACGATCGGGCGCTCGCGCGCCACGTCGTCAGCGCGATCGGTGTCGTGGTGCACGTCGAGCGCGGTCCGGACGGCATTCGTCGCGTGGTCGGTTTCGCCCGGCCCGGGCTCGACTGCCATGGTCGGTTGGAAATGGCGGCCGTGCCATGA
- a CDS encoding pilus assembly protein TadB, whose product MKAAPAEATEAAETLQRLAVLLEAGVAPAQAWSLLAEDGDATALRLLGDAAPDDGGGEAEGVPPPQHHPLLDPTENMDRLGGAWTDVAVAWRVAQTVGAPLAPSLRQFAGALRSAAEMRDDVAVALADPRATARLVAWLPAVAILLGVALGFDVAAVLVHPVGIGCIATGAALMLAARLWTARLVARAEPDRGLAGLQSEIVAIALSGGVSVERALAVTTAAGAGEIEADVHAMLRLSRRAGARAVELLRADAAEQRRRARTDGRLRAARLSSRLLLPMGVCTLPAFLLLGVAPLLISVLSGSTPLLTSAGSPAA is encoded by the coding sequence ATGAAGGCTGCCCCGGCTGAGGCCACGGAGGCCGCCGAGACGTTGCAGAGGCTCGCCGTCCTGCTGGAGGCCGGTGTCGCGCCGGCGCAGGCGTGGTCACTGTTGGCGGAGGACGGCGATGCCACGGCGCTGCGCCTCCTCGGCGACGCTGCGCCCGACGACGGCGGAGGGGAGGCGGAGGGCGTTCCCCCTCCGCAGCACCACCCGCTGCTCGATCCGACGGAGAACATGGATCGGCTGGGAGGGGCGTGGACCGACGTCGCGGTGGCCTGGCGCGTCGCCCAGACGGTCGGAGCTCCGCTGGCGCCGAGTCTTCGCCAGTTCGCCGGCGCGCTGCGATCAGCTGCCGAGATGCGCGATGACGTCGCTGTGGCCCTTGCCGACCCTCGGGCCACGGCGCGCCTCGTCGCGTGGTTGCCTGCCGTCGCGATCCTTCTCGGGGTCGCCCTCGGATTCGACGTGGCCGCGGTGCTGGTGCACCCGGTCGGAATCGGCTGCATCGCCACCGGCGCCGCGCTCATGCTCGCAGCGCGCCTCTGGACGGCGCGCCTCGTCGCTCGGGCGGAGCCCGACAGGGGGCTGGCGGGGCTACAGAGCGAGATCGTGGCGATCGCTCTCAGCGGGGGCGTGTCGGTCGAGCGCGCCCTCGCCGTGACCACCGCTGCGGGCGCGGGCGAGATCGAAGCCGACGTCCACGCGATGCTTCGGCTCTCACGACGTGCCGGTGCGCGCGCGGTGGAGTTGCTGCGTGCGGACGCGGCAGAGCAGCGTCGCAGGGCGCGCACGGACGGCCGGCTGCGCGCCGCTCGCCTCAGCTCTCGGCTGCTCCTGCCGATGGGTGTCTGCACCCTGCCCGCCTTCCTTCTGCTCGGCGTCGCGCCCCTGCTGATCTCGGTCCTCAGCGGTTCGACGCCCCTCCTCACGTCCGCGGGATCGCCGGCGGCCTGA
- a CDS encoding DUF4244 domain-containing protein: MFHPSPITLTSGGATALPPLTLRRARELYADESGAATAEYAVATMAAVAFAGLLVMIMRSDEVRGILTDLVRRALTVA, encoded by the coding sequence ATGTTCCATCCTTCGCCCATCACGCTCACGAGCGGCGGGGCCACCGCTCTGCCGCCGCTCACGCTGCGACGTGCGCGCGAGCTCTACGCCGACGAGTCGGGGGCGGCCACCGCGGAGTACGCCGTGGCCACCATGGCCGCCGTGGCCTTCGCCGGGCTGCTCGTCATGATCATGCGCAGCGATGAGGTCCGCGGCATCCTCACCGACCTCGTCCGCCGCGCCCTGACGGTCGCATGA
- a CDS encoding TadE family protein yields MVLLIALTAGSLSAVGRLVRLEQAVAQAARLAARGEPDRVAELVATIADARLDAIAADGDLVCVTASAGVRVPLPLPELSARSCALDGGR; encoded by the coding sequence GTGGTCCTTCTCATCGCCCTGACCGCGGGCTCTCTGAGCGCCGTCGGTCGCCTCGTGCGTCTCGAGCAGGCGGTTGCACAGGCCGCGCGACTCGCCGCTCGCGGCGAGCCCGATCGGGTCGCCGAGCTCGTTGCGACCATCGCCGATGCGCGTCTCGATGCGATCGCCGCGGACGGCGACCTCGTCTGCGTGACGGCCTCCGCCGGCGTCCGCGTGCCGTTGCCCCTTCCCGAGCTGAGCGCGCGCTCCTGCGCTCTCGACGGCGGGCGGTGA
- the topA gene encoding type I DNA topoisomerase codes for MAAVKSAGGKKLVIVESPTKMKSIQGYLGDGYEVLSSVGHIRDLADKKDIPAELKKTSVGKYSIDIENGFTPLYVESERGKKTVAELKRALKNADELLLATDEDREGEAIAWHLLEALKPKVPVKRMVFHEITKDAIRAAVDNTRELDLALVDAQETRRILDRLYGWDVSDVTRRKVGQGTSAGRVQSAATRLVVDRERERMAFVSASYWDVEALAASGQESFATRLARLDGAPLARGTDFDDAGQLKKAVVVLTESQARELATAIETRGDATVTAVEAKPGTRSPKPPFTTSTLQQEAGRKLSMSAKHAMGVAQRLYEKGFITYMRTDSTALSTQAVTAARTQAVALYGDKAVPVNPRSYRNNSKNAQEAHEAIRPSGDAFRTPASVASSLDRDELRLYELIWKRTVASQMSDAKYETTTVTLETEAAGRTAAFTASGTVYTFKGFLEAYEEGRDEKRGDADKSDDQSLPALAVGDVLSLSDVEPKGHATSPKPRYTEASLVKALEEKGIGRPSTFASIIDVIINREYVTKRGQALVPSWLAFSVVRLLEEHFADLVDYDFTAALEDDLDAIARGEQQRVAWLNEFYFGSENHVGLRHILDNLGEIDAREINATKIGDVATLRFGRYGPYLDVPNDDGTTRIVNVPSDLAPDELTPDKARELIDAPIAGDRVLGQNPDNGRDIVVKDGRFGPYLEEVLPAEPESEPEPVATEGAPKKRVAKKKVEAPKPRRASLFKSMSPETIDLETALKLFSLPRTVGVEPETQTPITAQNGPYGPYLKKGTDSRSLTSEDQIFDITLEQALEIYAQPKYANRAASFLKEFEADPVSAKPIRIKDGRFGAYVTDGTTNVTIPRGQTADDITFEVAVQMLADKRAKGPAPKRTTRRATTTRKPAAKKK; via the coding sequence GTGGCAGCTGTCAAGAGTGCTGGGGGCAAGAAGCTCGTCATCGTCGAGTCGCCGACGAAGATGAAGTCGATCCAGGGATACCTGGGCGACGGATACGAGGTGCTCAGCTCGGTCGGTCACATTCGTGACCTTGCGGACAAGAAGGACATTCCCGCCGAACTGAAGAAGACCTCGGTCGGGAAGTACTCGATCGACATCGAGAACGGCTTCACTCCGCTGTACGTGGAGAGCGAGCGCGGCAAGAAGACCGTCGCCGAACTCAAGCGCGCCCTGAAGAACGCCGACGAGCTCCTGCTCGCAACCGATGAAGACCGCGAAGGCGAAGCCATCGCGTGGCACCTCCTGGAGGCACTCAAGCCCAAGGTCCCCGTCAAGCGCATGGTGTTCCACGAGATCACCAAGGACGCCATCCGCGCCGCCGTCGACAACACCCGCGAGCTCGATCTCGCGCTGGTCGACGCTCAGGAGACACGCCGCATCCTCGACCGCCTGTACGGGTGGGACGTGTCCGACGTCACCCGGCGCAAGGTCGGTCAGGGCACCTCCGCCGGGCGCGTGCAGTCGGCGGCCACCCGCCTGGTCGTCGATCGCGAGCGTGAGCGGATGGCGTTCGTCTCGGCCTCCTACTGGGATGTGGAGGCACTCGCCGCCTCCGGACAGGAGTCTTTCGCCACGCGCCTCGCCCGCCTCGACGGCGCGCCGCTGGCCCGCGGCACCGACTTCGACGACGCCGGTCAGCTCAAGAAGGCCGTCGTCGTGCTGACGGAGTCGCAGGCGCGTGAACTTGCCACCGCGATCGAGACGCGAGGCGACGCCACCGTCACCGCCGTCGAAGCCAAGCCCGGCACCCGCAGCCCGAAGCCCCCGTTCACCACCTCCACCCTGCAGCAGGAGGCCGGACGCAAGCTCTCGATGAGCGCCAAGCACGCCATGGGCGTCGCGCAGCGGCTCTACGAGAAGGGCTTCATCACCTATATGCGCACCGACTCGACGGCCCTGTCGACGCAGGCCGTCACCGCCGCGCGCACCCAGGCCGTCGCCCTCTACGGCGACAAGGCCGTGCCGGTCAACCCGCGCAGCTACCGCAACAACAGCAAGAACGCGCAGGAGGCCCACGAGGCGATCCGCCCCTCCGGTGATGCGTTCCGCACCCCGGCATCCGTCGCGTCCTCGCTCGACCGCGACGAGCTGCGTCTGTACGAGCTCATCTGGAAGCGCACCGTCGCCTCGCAGATGTCGGATGCGAAGTACGAAACGACCACGGTGACGCTCGAGACCGAAGCCGCAGGTCGGACGGCCGCGTTCACCGCGTCGGGAACCGTCTACACCTTCAAAGGTTTCCTCGAGGCCTACGAAGAGGGACGGGACGAGAAGCGCGGCGACGCGGACAAGTCCGACGATCAGTCCCTTCCGGCGCTCGCCGTCGGCGACGTGCTCTCTCTGAGCGACGTCGAGCCCAAGGGCCACGCGACGAGCCCGAAGCCCCGCTACACGGAGGCTTCGCTGGTCAAGGCGCTCGAGGAGAAGGGGATCGGCCGCCCATCCACCTTCGCGAGCATCATCGACGTCATCATCAATCGCGAGTACGTCACCAAGCGGGGCCAGGCACTGGTTCCGAGCTGGCTCGCGTTCAGCGTCGTCCGACTGCTCGAGGAGCACTTCGCCGACCTCGTGGACTACGACTTCACCGCGGCGCTCGAAGACGATCTCGACGCGATCGCCCGCGGCGAGCAGCAGCGGGTCGCGTGGCTGAACGAGTTCTACTTCGGCTCCGAGAACCACGTCGGTCTGCGCCACATCCTCGACAACCTCGGCGAGATCGACGCGCGCGAGATCAACGCCACCAAGATCGGCGACGTCGCCACACTCCGCTTCGGACGCTACGGGCCGTACCTCGACGTGCCCAACGATGACGGCACGACGCGCATCGTCAACGTCCCGAGCGATCTGGCCCCCGACGAGCTCACCCCCGACAAGGCTCGTGAGCTCATCGACGCGCCGATCGCCGGCGACCGGGTGCTCGGGCAGAACCCGGACAACGGGCGGGACATCGTCGTCAAGGATGGACGCTTCGGTCCCTACCTCGAAGAGGTGCTGCCCGCAGAGCCCGAGTCCGAGCCCGAGCCGGTCGCTACCGAAGGCGCCCCGAAGAAGCGCGTCGCCAAGAAGAAGGTCGAAGCACCCAAGCCGCGCCGTGCGTCGCTGTTCAAGAGCATGTCGCCCGAGACCATCGACCTCGAGACCGCTCTGAAGCTCTTCTCGCTGCCGCGCACCGTCGGCGTCGAACCGGAGACGCAGACTCCGATCACGGCCCAGAACGGCCCCTATGGCCCGTACCTGAAGAAGGGCACGGACTCGCGCTCGCTCACGAGCGAGGACCAGATCTTCGACATCACGCTCGAGCAGGCGCTGGAGATCTATGCGCAGCCCAAGTACGCGAACCGCGCCGCGAGCTTCCTGAAGGAGTTCGAGGCCGACCCCGTGTCGGCCAAGCCCATCCGCATCAAGGATGGCCGGTTCGGCGCGTACGTGACCGACGGCACCACGAATGTGACCATTCCGCGCGGCCAGACCGCCGATGACATCACGTTCGAGGTCGCCGTGCAGATGCTGGCGGACAAGCGCGCCAAAGGTCCCGCGCCCAAGCGCACCACCCGGCGAGCGACGACCACGCGCAAGCCGGCCGCCAAGAAGAAATGA
- the tmk gene encoding dTMP kinase → MTRGIWVTFEGGDGTGKTTQATRLETWLREQQRTVVRTREPGGTEVGVLIREIVLHHRGEVASRAEALLYAADRAQHVATLVRPALARGDVVIQDRYLDSSVAYQGAGRVLDAEQVRDLSMWATEGALPDLTVLLDLDPAVARRRLDAADKPFDRLEAEKSAFHERVRDAFLALAAADPRRFLVLDAARSEDELAAAVRDRIRPLLA, encoded by the coding sequence ATGACCCGCGGGATCTGGGTCACCTTCGAAGGCGGCGACGGCACCGGCAAGACCACGCAGGCCACGCGTCTGGAGACCTGGTTGCGTGAGCAGCAGCGCACCGTCGTGCGCACGCGCGAACCCGGCGGCACGGAGGTGGGTGTGCTCATCCGCGAGATCGTGCTGCACCATCGCGGCGAGGTCGCGTCGCGGGCCGAGGCGCTGTTGTACGCCGCGGACCGCGCGCAGCACGTGGCCACGCTCGTGCGGCCGGCGCTGGCGCGCGGCGACGTGGTGATTCAGGACCGCTATCTCGATTCCTCCGTGGCCTACCAGGGCGCGGGACGCGTGCTGGATGCCGAGCAGGTGCGGGATCTGTCGATGTGGGCCACCGAGGGGGCGCTGCCGGATCTGACGGTGCTGCTCGACCTCGACCCGGCTGTCGCGCGGCGGCGCCTCGACGCGGCGGACAAGCCCTTCGACCGTCTCGAGGCCGAGAAGAGCGCGTTCCATGAGCGGGTCCGCGACGCCTTCCTCGCCCTCGCGGCGGCCGATCCACGCCGCTTTCTCGTGCTCGACGCGGCACGGTCGGAGGACGAGCTCGCCGCCGCTGTCCGCGATCGCATCCGCCCTCTGCTGGCCTGA
- a CDS encoding DNA polymerase III subunit delta', giving the protein MSADSAIATADRSRAALPWGEVWGQDEALQQLQAAASDPSQLAHAWLITGPAGSGRSTLAAAFAAALIAEPGDEAAMRQVLAGTHPDLTALRTEGVIISIKDARALVERSYFSPSLGRYRVMVMEDADRMIERTSNVLLKALEEPPERTVWILCAPSEADLLPTIRSRVRTLRLREPDVADVARLIVARTGVDEQTAEQAARLSQRHIGMAVRLATDADARARRDETLRAVMSVRGVGSAVETAARIVQVATDDAKALTAERDDAEREALLRTLGITPGAAVPPAVRSQLSALEDDQKRRATRSLRDGIDRVLTDLESMFRDVLMLQFGRGDDLINRELADELAALAAAWTAPRTLVVLDAIAATRSNLEGNAAPALALESMLVTVASGRTL; this is encoded by the coding sequence ATGAGTGCGGATTCGGCGATCGCCACGGCAGATCGATCCCGCGCCGCGTTGCCGTGGGGCGAGGTATGGGGTCAGGATGAGGCGCTGCAGCAGCTGCAGGCCGCGGCATCCGACCCCAGTCAGCTCGCCCACGCATGGCTGATCACCGGGCCCGCCGGGTCGGGGCGCTCGACGCTGGCTGCGGCCTTCGCCGCCGCGCTCATCGCTGAGCCGGGCGACGAGGCGGCGATGCGCCAGGTGCTCGCGGGAACGCACCCCGACCTCACGGCGCTGCGCACCGAGGGCGTCATCATCTCCATCAAGGATGCGCGCGCCCTCGTCGAACGCTCCTATTTCTCTCCGTCGCTGGGCCGGTACCGCGTCATGGTGATGGAAGACGCCGATCGCATGATCGAGCGCACCAGCAACGTGCTGCTCAAGGCGCTCGAAGAGCCGCCCGAGCGCACCGTGTGGATTCTCTGTGCGCCGAGCGAGGCCGACCTCCTGCCCACGATCCGTTCGCGGGTGCGCACTCTCCGCCTGCGCGAGCCCGACGTCGCCGACGTCGCCCGGCTCATCGTCGCGCGCACGGGCGTCGACGAGCAGACCGCCGAGCAGGCGGCGCGGCTGTCGCAGCGTCACATCGGCATGGCCGTGCGCCTTGCGACGGATGCCGACGCGCGGGCACGCCGTGACGAGACCCTGCGTGCCGTGATGTCGGTGCGTGGCGTCGGGTCCGCCGTCGAGACGGCGGCGCGCATCGTCCAGGTCGCCACCGACGACGCCAAGGCGCTGACCGCCGAACGCGACGACGCCGAGCGTGAGGCGTTGTTGCGGACGCTGGGCATCACGCCGGGAGCCGCGGTGCCGCCCGCCGTGCGCAGTCAGCTCAGCGCGCTCGAGGACGACCAGAAGCGCCGAGCGACGCGGAGTCTGCGTGACGGCATCGACCGCGTCCTGACCGATCTCGAGTCGATGTTCCGTGACGTGCTGATGCTGCAGTTCGGTCGCGGTGACGATCTCATCAACCGAGAGTTGGCCGATGAACTGGCCGCCCTCGCGGCGGCGTGGACGGCTCCGCGCACGCTGGTCGTGCTCGACGCCATCGCCGCCACCCGAAGCAACCTGGAGGGCAACGCCGCCCCCGCCCTGGCCCTGGAGAGCATGCTCGTGACCGTCGCGAGCGGGAGGACCCTGTGA
- a CDS encoding alpha/beta hydrolase, with protein MTETPRRPRRTLMRRALIAVASVAAASTMLTGCLYAAIPPESASTPAPSRQPDVEGVPAGFEQFYGQALDWKACTGTDAGRFDCTTVSAPLDWSDPAVGTIDLAVIRRAASDGAPIGSLLTNPGGPGASGYDLIAQSSSFAVGSALSDAYDVIGFDPRGVGRSTAVRCFDPSAMDAYLFDIPTDPRGSQGWTDELTARNRDFVAACEANSGGILKYITTDNAARDMDLLRAVLGDTKLNYLGYSYGTFLGATYAKLFPERVGRLVLDGAIDPSVSGLDVSTTQAIGFESALRAYMADCLQSRSCPFSGTVDEGMAALGTLLASVDRVPLTASDGRKLGADTLMTAIIAALYSQDSWTYLSTALSDALAGKPDTAFQLADFYYARSNGTYQDNSTEAFRAYNCMDYPLDTSQADKDAADAIVKQKAPTIAPYWQGVDVCEVWPYPPTGVREKITADGAAPIVVVGTTNDPATPYEWSVSLAQQLSSGVLITRQGEGHTGYNKGNACVDKAVESYLVDGTVPTNGLTC; from the coding sequence GTGACCGAGACACCCCGCCGTCCCCGCAGAACCCTCATGCGCCGAGCGCTGATCGCCGTCGCATCCGTCGCCGCGGCATCCACGATGCTCACCGGCTGCCTGTATGCGGCGATTCCGCCAGAGAGTGCGAGCACGCCGGCACCGAGCCGCCAGCCGGACGTCGAGGGCGTTCCGGCCGGGTTCGAGCAGTTCTACGGGCAGGCACTCGACTGGAAGGCGTGCACCGGGACCGACGCCGGCCGTTTCGACTGCACGACCGTGTCGGCGCCGTTGGACTGGTCCGACCCCGCGGTCGGCACGATCGACCTTGCCGTCATCCGTCGCGCCGCGAGCGACGGGGCTCCGATCGGCTCGCTTCTGACCAACCCGGGTGGCCCGGGGGCGAGCGGGTACGACCTCATCGCCCAGTCCTCGTCTTTCGCCGTGGGCTCGGCGCTGTCGGATGCCTACGACGTCATCGGCTTCGACCCCCGCGGCGTGGGGCGCTCGACCGCCGTTCGGTGTTTCGATCCGTCGGCGATGGACGCGTACCTCTTCGACATTCCCACCGATCCGCGAGGCAGTCAGGGGTGGACCGATGAGCTGACGGCGCGAAACCGCGACTTCGTCGCTGCGTGCGAGGCGAACAGTGGCGGCATCCTGAAGTACATCACCACCGACAATGCGGCGCGCGACATGGATCTGCTGCGCGCCGTGCTCGGGGACACCAAACTCAACTATCTCGGCTACTCCTACGGCACCTTCCTGGGCGCGACCTACGCCAAGCTGTTCCCCGAACGGGTCGGACGACTCGTGCTCGATGGCGCGATCGATCCGTCGGTTTCCGGGCTCGACGTGAGCACGACGCAGGCGATCGGGTTCGAGTCGGCGCTGCGGGCGTACATGGCGGACTGCCTGCAGAGCCGCAGCTGTCCGTTCTCCGGCACGGTCGATGAGGGTATGGCGGCGCTCGGCACTCTGCTGGCCAGCGTCGATCGCGTACCGCTCACCGCCTCGGACGGCCGCAAGCTGGGGGCTGACACGCTCATGACGGCGATCATCGCCGCCCTCTACTCGCAGGACAGCTGGACGTATCTGTCCACCGCGCTCTCGGATGCCCTCGCCGGCAAGCCCGACACCGCGTTCCAGCTCGCAGACTTCTACTACGCGCGCTCGAACGGCACCTATCAGGACAACTCGACCGAGGCGTTCCGTGCCTACAACTGCATGGACTATCCGCTCGACACCTCGCAGGCCGACAAGGATGCTGCCGATGCGATCGTGAAGCAGAAGGCGCCGACGATCGCCCCGTACTGGCAGGGCGTCGACGTCTGCGAGGTGTGGCCGTATCCGCCGACCGGTGTGCGCGAGAAGATCACCGCCGACGGGGCGGCGCCGATCGTCGTCGTCGGCACGACGAACGACCCGGCGACCCCGTACGAGTGGTCGGTGTCGCTCGCGCAGCAGCTGTCTTCGGGCGTGCTGATCACCCGCCAAGGCGAGGGCCACACCGGCTACAACAAGGGCAACGCCTGCGTCGACAAGGCCGTGGAGTCCTATCTCGTCGACGGCACCGTGCCGACGAACGGCCTCACCTGCTGA
- a CDS encoding ABC transporter permease subunit: MDRLITLLPQLWDATVETLYVASAGLLLGGLGGLVLGMALYATRAGSLFPHRVVFGVLNVIVNTFRPIPFIILLAAVQPIARGIGLPGIGVPFAIFAITIASLFAISRIVEQNLLTVRPGVVEAARAAGASRSRILFRLIPREALGPLLLGYTFVVVALVDMTAMAGAIGAGGLGEFAINYGFKQFNPWVTWSAVLVIIVIVQLVQFVGNALARRVLRR; this comes from the coding sequence GTGGATAGGCTCATCACTCTTCTGCCGCAGCTCTGGGACGCGACGGTCGAGACCCTCTACGTCGCCTCCGCCGGGCTGCTGCTCGGCGGCCTCGGCGGCCTGGTGCTCGGAATGGCGCTCTACGCCACGCGGGCCGGCAGCCTCTTTCCCCACCGCGTGGTGTTCGGGGTTCTCAACGTCATCGTGAACACTTTCCGTCCGATACCGTTCATCATTCTGCTCGCCGCCGTCCAACCGATCGCCCGCGGCATCGGACTTCCCGGCATCGGCGTGCCGTTCGCGATCTTCGCGATCACGATCGCGTCGCTGTTCGCGATCAGTCGCATCGTCGAACAGAACCTGCTGACGGTGCGCCCGGGAGTGGTGGAGGCGGCGCGCGCCGCGGGAGCGAGCCGCTCGAGGATCCTGTTCCGACTGATCCCGCGCGAGGCGCTCGGCCCGCTCCTGCTGGGTTACACCTTCGTCGTCGTCGCCCTCGTGGACATGACGGCGATGGCCGGCGCCATCGGCGCCGGCGGTCTCGGCGAGTTCGCCATCAACTACGGCTTCAAACAGTTCAACCCGTGGGTGACGTGGTCGGCGGTGCTCGTGATCATCGTCATCGTGCAGCTCGTGCAGTTCGTGGGCAACGCCCTCGCTCGACGCGTCCTGCGTCGTTAG
- a CDS encoding methionine ABC transporter ATP-binding protein — MSLIRLVSATKTYPPQTKGAPPVVALDDVSLQIAAGEVCGVIGYSGAGKSTLLRLINALEIPTTGAVEIDGTDITRLPERQLRSLRSDIGMIFQQFNLFDSRTVAGNIAYPLEVAGRPRNEIRHRVAELLDFVGLAARANAYPEQLSGGQKQRVGIARALATSPRILLADEATSALDPDTTQEVLALLRRVNRELGVTIVLITHEMDVIRVIADRVVVMEGGRVIESGSVFDVLSAPQHPATARFVASVIDEVPRGADLAALRARHDGRIVTLDVREGEGSAQAEVFAILAAHGVRFEVVHGGINDIHGRVFGHLTLALTGEADAVERALAAASTVARLTEEDTRG; from the coding sequence ATGAGCCTCATCCGACTGGTCTCCGCGACCAAGACCTATCCGCCGCAGACGAAGGGCGCTCCACCCGTCGTCGCCCTCGACGACGTCTCGCTTCAGATCGCTGCCGGCGAGGTGTGCGGCGTCATCGGCTACTCGGGGGCGGGCAAGTCCACCCTCCTGCGCCTGATCAATGCCCTCGAGATCCCCACGACAGGTGCGGTCGAGATCGACGGCACCGACATCACGCGACTGCCCGAACGGCAGCTGCGCAGCCTTCGCTCCGACATCGGGATGATCTTCCAGCAGTTCAACCTCTTCGACTCGCGCACCGTCGCGGGCAACATCGCCTACCCGCTCGAGGTCGCCGGCAGGCCGCGGAACGAGATCCGCCATCGCGTGGCCGAGCTGCTCGACTTCGTCGGCCTCGCCGCCCGGGCGAACGCCTACCCGGAACAGCTCTCGGGCGGGCAGAAGCAGCGCGTCGGCATCGCCCGCGCTCTCGCGACGAGCCCTCGCATCCTCCTCGCCGACGAGGCCACGAGCGCCCTCGACCCCGACACCACACAGGAGGTGCTCGCTCTCCTGCGGCGCGTGAACCGTGAACTCGGCGTGACGATCGTGCTCATCACGCACGAGATGGACGTGATCCGGGTCATCGCCGACCGCGTCGTCGTCATGGAGGGCGGTCGTGTCATCGAGTCCGGCAGCGTGTTCGACGTACTCTCCGCCCCCCAGCACCCCGCCACCGCACGCTTCGTGGCGAGCGTCATCGACGAGGTCCCCCGCGGAGCCGACCTTGCTGCACTGCGCGCGCGGCACGACGGGCGCATCGTCACCCTCGACGTCCGCGAGGGCGAGGGTTCCGCGCAGGCCGAGGTCTTCGCGATCCTTGCCGCGCACGGCGTGAGATTCGAAGTCGTCCACGGCGGTATCAACGACATCCACGGTCGAGTGTTCGGCCACCTCACCCTCGCGCTCACCGGCGAGGCGGATGCCGTGGAGCGCGCACTGGCGGCGGCATCCACCGTCGCTCGTCTGACCGAGGAGGACACTCGTGGATAG